In a single window of the Acetivibrio clariflavus DSM 19732 genome:
- a CDS encoding sigma-70 family RNA polymerase sigma factor gives MDEKTLLEKARSGDRKSLELLLYDNYKIVYGYLLKLTMNEEVTKDLTQDVMMKAILNIKKFKGESKFSTWLISIASNLYKNYIRKNKKISNKTIEDLSLKDSQDIEHAVINKDTVKRIGKLLMDFPYEKRMVFILKNYYDYSYEEISKILKCPIGTVRSRLHYCIEKLRNLI, from the coding sequence TTGGATGAAAAAACTCTGCTTGAAAAAGCAAGATCGGGAGACAGAAAGTCACTGGAACTGTTGCTTTATGACAACTACAAAATTGTATACGGATACCTTCTGAAACTTACTATGAATGAAGAAGTTACAAAGGACTTAACACAAGACGTAATGATGAAGGCTATATTGAATATAAAAAAGTTTAAGGGAGAGTCCAAGTTTTCAACCTGGCTAATTTCTATTGCGTCCAATTTGTATAAAAATTATATTAGAAAGAACAAGAAAATAAGCAACAAGACCATTGAAGATTTATCGTTAAAGGATTCTCAAGACATTGAGCATGCCGTTATAAACAAAGATACTGTAAAGAGGATAGGGAAGCTGTTAATGGATTTTCCCTATGAAAAAAGAATGGTTTTTATATTGAAAAATTATTACGACTATTCCTATGAAGAAATTAGTAAAATACTAAAGTGTCCCATTGGGACGGTAAGGTCTAGACTTCACTATTGTATAGAGAAGCTGAGAAACTTAATCTGA
- a CDS encoding alpha/beta hydrolase, whose protein sequence is MKNLLILPIVILVAIIAVYGIDNMNEVKLEVQGGYIYGSILEPKDNAKNTIVIITAGSGPTDRDGNSAILEGRNDSLKYLAYKLKDKGIASFRYDQRSSGKSYKSLKDKNIKFDFLVDDLVECIKYIKAKKDYDKIYLIGHSQGALISVLAAQREKVDGVVTIAGAARTIDKILLEQIKRQDQEIANILEEELDKIRAGEESNSENKEIKQLLSGKNGEFIRRWMEYNPVTEIKKLDIPVYFIYGTSDLQVKPDEINYLDDIIDDRNFRILENMNHVLKVSPEDEKENYKRYTFPGYPLHPDLVNTIEEFIAG, encoded by the coding sequence ATGAAAAATCTGTTAATACTGCCTATTGTAATACTTGTTGCTATTATTGCTGTTTATGGTATTGACAATATGAACGAAGTAAAACTGGAGGTACAAGGTGGATATATATATGGAAGTATACTGGAACCTAAGGATAATGCAAAAAACACAATAGTTATAATTACTGCCGGATCGGGACCTACTGATAGAGATGGAAACAGTGCAATTTTGGAAGGCCGAAACGATTCACTGAAATATCTTGCATACAAACTTAAAGATAAAGGTATTGCCAGCTTCAGATATGATCAAAGGTCTTCGGGAAAAAGCTATAAATCTCTTAAAGATAAAAATATAAAATTTGACTTTTTGGTGGATGATTTGGTTGAATGTATAAAATATATTAAGGCAAAAAAAGACTATGATAAAATTTATCTGATTGGACATAGTCAAGGAGCATTGATATCTGTTTTGGCAGCTCAACGGGAAAAGGTTGATGGTGTTGTGACAATAGCCGGAGCAGCAAGAACAATTGATAAAATTTTATTGGAACAAATTAAGAGGCAGGATCAAGAAATTGCAAATATTTTAGAGGAGGAGCTTGATAAAATCAGAGCAGGAGAAGAGAGTAACTCGGAAAATAAAGAGATAAAGCAGCTGCTAAGCGGTAAAAATGGAGAATTCATAAGAAGATGGATGGAATATAATCCTGTTACAGAGATAAAAAAGCTTGATATACCAGTGTATTTCATATACGGCACCAGTGATTTGCAGGTAAAGCCTGATGAAATTAACTATTTGGACGATATAATAGATGACAGGAATTTTAGAATACTTGAAAATATGAACCATGTACTGAAAGTTTCACCGGAGGATGAAAAGGAAAATTACAAAAGATATACTTTTCCGGGATATCCTCTTCATCCGGATTTAGTTAATACTATTGAGGAATTTATAGCAGGATAA